A region from the Fusarium musae strain F31 chromosome 1, whole genome shotgun sequence genome encodes:
- the SSB1 gene encoding Heat shock protein ssb1 (EggNog:ENOG41~BUSCO:EOG092617RN), whose translation MADEVYDGAIGIDLGTTYSCVATYEGTNVEIIANEQGSFTTPSFVSFTDKERLIGEAAKNNAAMNPRNTVFDAKRLIGRRFDDPTVKKDIESWPFKIVDDNGSPKIEVEYLGENKQFSAQEISSMVLTKMKEIAETKLGKKVEKAVITVPAYFNDNQRQATKDAGSIAGLNVLRIINEPTAAAIAYGLGAGKSEKERNVLIYDLGGGTFDVSLLNIQGGVFTVKATAGDTHLGGQDFDTNLLDHCKKEFSRKTKKDLSGDARALRRLRTACERAKRTLSSGAQATIEIDSLFDGEDFTMSITRARFEDLNAKAFSGTIEPVAQVLKDAQIEKKAVDEIVLVGGSTRIPKIQKLLSEFFDGKKLEKSINPDEAVAYGAAVQAGILSGKATSADTSDLLLLDVVPLSLGVAMEGNIFAPVVPRGTTCPTLKKRTFTTTVQFPVYQGERVNCEDNTSLGEFTLAPIPPMRAGEAVLECVFEVDVNGILKVTATEKTSGRSANITISNSVGKLTTDEIEKMVNDAEQFKSNDDAFQKKFEAKQQLESYIGRVEEIVSDPTLSLKLKRGQKEKIESTISDAMAALELNESSAEDLKKQELALKRLVTKAMSSR comes from the exons ATGGCGGACGAAGTGTATGACGGTGCCATTGGCATTGATCTGG GTACTACCTATTCCTGTGTTGCTACCTACGAGGGTACCAATgtcgagatcatcgccaacgAGCAGGGTTCTTTCACCACCCCTTCTTTCGTTTCCTTCACTGATAAGGAGCGTCTGATCGGTGAGGCCGCCAAGAACAACGCTGCCATGAACCCCCGCAACACTGTCTTCGATGCCAA GCGTCTGATTGGTCGTCGTTTCGATGACCCTACCGTCAAGAAGGACATCGAGTCTTGGCCCTTCAAGATTGTTGATGACAACGGCAGCCCCAAGATCGAGGTTGAGTACCTCGGCGAGAACAAGCAGTTCTCTGCCCAGGAGATTTCCTCCATGGTCCTCACCAAG atgaaggagattgcCGAGACCAAGCTCGGCAAGAAGGTCGAGAAGGCCGTCATCACTGTTCCTGCCTACTTCAACGACAACCAGCGACAGGCCACCAAGGACGCCGGTTCCATTGCCGGTCTTAACGTCCTCCGTATCATCAACGAGCCCACTGCCGCCGCCATTGCTTACGGTCTTGGTGCCGGTAAGTCCGAGAAGGAGCGCAACGTTCTCATCTACGATCTCGGTGGTGGTACTTTCGATgtctccctcctcaacatccagGGAGGTGTCTTTACCGTCAAGGCTACTGCCGGAGA CACCCATCTGGGTGGACAGGACTTCGACACTAACCTCCTTGACCACTGCAAGAAGGAGTTCAGCCGAAAGACCAAG AAGGACCTTTCTGGCGATGCCCGTGCTCTCCGACGTCTCCGAACTGCTTGTGAGCGTGCCAAGCGTACTCTCTCCAGCGGTGCCCAGGCCACCATTGAGATCGACTCTCTCTTTGACGGCGAGGATTTCACCATGTCCATCACCCGTGCCCGTTTCGAGGACCTTAACGCCAAGGCTTTCTCTGGCACCATTGAGCCCGTTGCTCAGGTTCTCAAGGACGCCCAgatcgagaagaaggccgTTGACGAGATCGTCCTCGTCGGTGGTTCCACCCGTATCCCCAAGATCCAGAAGCTTCTCTCCGAGTTCTTCGAcggcaagaagctcgagaagaGCATCAACCCCGATGAGGCCGTTGCATACGGTGCCGCCGTCCAGGCCG GTATTCTGTCTGGCAAGGCTACCTCCGCTGATACTTCcgacctccttctccttgatgtcgTTCCTCTGTCCCTGGGTGTTGCCATGGAGGGTAACATCTTCGCTCCCGTCGTTCCCCGTGGTACTACTTGCCCTACCCTGAAGAAGCG AACATTTACCACA ACCGTCCAGTTCCCCGTATACCAAGGAGAGCGCGTGAACTGCGAGGATAACACTTCCCTCGGAGAGTTCACTCTTGCCCCTATCCCTCCCATGCGTGCCGGTGAGGCCGTCCTCGAGTGTGTCTTCGAGGTCGACGTCAACGGTATCCTCAAGGTCACTGCTACCGAGAAGACCTCCGGTCGCAGCGCCAACATCACTATCTCCAACTCTGTCGGCAAGCTCACCACCGAcgagatcgagaagatgGTCAACGATGCTGAGCAGTTCAAGAGCAACGATGACGCTTTCCAGAAGAAGTTCGAGGCCAAGCAGCAACTCGAGTCCTACATCGGCCGTGTTGAGGAGATCGTCTCTGACCCCACTCTGTCTCTTAAGCTTAAGCGTGgccagaaggagaagatcgagagCACTATCAGCGACGCCATGGCTGCTCTTGAGCTCAACGAGTCTTCGGCTGAGgacctcaagaagcaggagcTTGCTCTCAAGCGCCTTGTCACCAAGGCTATGTCTTCCCGATAA